In one window of Cynocephalus volans isolate mCynVol1 chromosome 6, mCynVol1.pri, whole genome shotgun sequence DNA:
- the RHBDL1 gene encoding rhomboid-related protein 1 isoform X6: protein MDRSSLLQLIQEQLDPENTGFIGADTFTGLVHSHELPLDPAKLDMLVALAQSNERGQVCYQELVDLVSAMISSKRSSSFKRAIANGQRALPRDGLLDEPGLGVYKRFVRYVAYEILPCEVDRRWYFYRHRSCPPPVFMASVTLAQIIVFLCYGARLNKWVLQTYHPEYMKSPLVYHPGHRARAWRFLTYMFMHVGLEQLGFNALLQLMIGVPLEMVHGVLRISLLYLAGVLAGSLTVSITDMRAPVVGGSGGVYALCSAHLANVVMNWAGMRCPYKLLRMVLALVCTMRSACGTSVAGGWCCWHTAPSCCSPSSGTSLPTTCWVPTSPHHPDCLLWATGVRASRPLGLHVCPPWRDVSGLLLPMGAGGPCGPLSSGQALLQP, encoded by the exons ATGGACAGGAGCTCGCTGCTGCAGCTCATCCAGGAGCAG CTGGACCCTGAGAACACAGGCTTCATCGGTGCAGACACCTTCACTGGCCTGGTGCACAGCCATGAGCTGCCCCTGGACCCAGCCAAGTTGGACATGTTGGTGGCCCTGGCCCAGAGCAACGAGCGGGGCCAGGTCTGCTACCAGGAGCTGGTGGACCTGGTCAGTGCCATG ATCAGCAGCAAGCGCTCCAGCAGCTTCAAGCGGGCCATTGCTAATGGACAGCGGGCGCTGCCCCGGGACGGGCTGCTGGACGAGCCGGGCCTGGGTGTCTACAAGCGGTTCGTGCGCTATGTGGCCTACGAGATCTTGCCCTGTGAAGTGGACCGCCGCTGGTACTTCTACCGGCACCGCAGCTGCCCACCCCCTGTGTTCATGGCCTCGGTCACCCTCGCCCAG ATCATCGTGTTCCTGTGCTATGGGGCTCGCCTCAACAAGTGGGTGCTGCAGACCTACCACCCCGAGTACATGAAGAGCCCCCTCGTGTACCACCCTGGGCACCGTGCTCGGGCCTGGCGCTTCCTCACCTACATGTTCATGCATGTCGG gctggagcagctggggttCAATGCCCTCCTGCAGCTGATGATCGGGGTGCCCCTGGAGATGGTGCACGGCGTGCTTCGCATCAGCCTGCTCTACCTGGCAGGTGTGCTCGCAG GCTCCCTGACCGTCTCCATTACCGACATGAGGGCCCCTGTGGTAGGGGGCTCCGGTGGGGTCTATGCCCTGTGCTCTGCACACCTGGCCAACGTTGTCATG AACTGGGCTGGGATGAGATGCCCCTACAAGTTGCTGAGGATGGTGCTGGCCCTTGTGTGCA CTATGAGGAGCGCCTGCGGGACCAGTGTGGCTGGTGGGTGGTGTTGCTGGCATACGGCACCTTCCTGTTGTTCGCCATCTTCTGGAACATCTTTGCCTACGACCTGCTGGGTGCCCACatccccccaccaccctgactgcctcctctgggccactGGGGTCAGGGCCAGCCGCCCACTGGGCCTGCATGTCTGCCCTCCATGGAGAGACGTCTCAGGGCTGCTTCTCCCCATGGGGGCGGGTGGCCCCTGTGGTCCACTGAGTTCAGGCCAAGCCTTACTCCAGCCCTGA
- the RHBDL1 gene encoding rhomboid-related protein 1 isoform X1, protein MDRSSLLQLIQEQPYGLGVGPALRPWPAAPQPQQLDPENTGFIGADTFTGLVHSHELPLDPAKLDMLVALAQSNERGQVCYQELVDLVSAMISSKRSSSFKRAIANGQRALPRDGLLDEPGLGVYKRFVRYVAYEILPCEVDRRWYFYRHRSCPPPVFMASVTLAQIIVFLCYGARLNKWVLQTYHPEYMKSPLVYHPGHRARAWRFLTYMFMHVGLEQLGFNALLQLMIGVPLEMVHGVLRISLLYLAGVLAGSLTVSITDMRAPVVGGSGGVYALCSAHLANVVMNWAGMRCPYKLLRMVLALVCTMRSACGTSVAGGWCCWHTAPSCCSPSSGTSLPTTCWVPTSPHHPDCLLWATGVRASRPLGLHVCPPWRDVSGLLLPMGAGGPCGPLSSGQALLQP, encoded by the exons ATGGACAGGAGCTCGCTGCTGCAGCTCATCCAGGAGCAG CCCTAtggtctgggggtggggcctgCCCTCAGGCCTTGGCCAGCGGCTCCCCAACCCCAGCAGCTGGACCCTGAGAACACAGGCTTCATCGGTGCAGACACCTTCACTGGCCTGGTGCACAGCCATGAGCTGCCCCTGGACCCAGCCAAGTTGGACATGTTGGTGGCCCTGGCCCAGAGCAACGAGCGGGGCCAGGTCTGCTACCAGGAGCTGGTGGACCTGGTCAGTGCCATG ATCAGCAGCAAGCGCTCCAGCAGCTTCAAGCGGGCCATTGCTAATGGACAGCGGGCGCTGCCCCGGGACGGGCTGCTGGACGAGCCGGGCCTGGGTGTCTACAAGCGGTTCGTGCGCTATGTGGCCTACGAGATCTTGCCCTGTGAAGTGGACCGCCGCTGGTACTTCTACCGGCACCGCAGCTGCCCACCCCCTGTGTTCATGGCCTCGGTCACCCTCGCCCAG ATCATCGTGTTCCTGTGCTATGGGGCTCGCCTCAACAAGTGGGTGCTGCAGACCTACCACCCCGAGTACATGAAGAGCCCCCTCGTGTACCACCCTGGGCACCGTGCTCGGGCCTGGCGCTTCCTCACCTACATGTTCATGCATGTCGG gctggagcagctggggttCAATGCCCTCCTGCAGCTGATGATCGGGGTGCCCCTGGAGATGGTGCACGGCGTGCTTCGCATCAGCCTGCTCTACCTGGCAGGTGTGCTCGCAG GCTCCCTGACCGTCTCCATTACCGACATGAGGGCCCCTGTGGTAGGGGGCTCCGGTGGGGTCTATGCCCTGTGCTCTGCACACCTGGCCAACGTTGTCATG AACTGGGCTGGGATGAGATGCCCCTACAAGTTGCTGAGGATGGTGCTGGCCCTTGTGTGCA CTATGAGGAGCGCCTGCGGGACCAGTGTGGCTGGTGGGTGGTGTTGCTGGCATACGGCACCTTCCTGTTGTTCGCCATCTTCTGGAACATCTTTGCCTACGACCTGCTGGGTGCCCACatccccccaccaccctgactgcctcctctgggccactGGGGTCAGGGCCAGCCGCCCACTGGGCCTGCATGTCTGCCCTCCATGGAGAGACGTCTCAGGGCTGCTTCTCCCCATGGGGGCGGGTGGCCCCTGTGGTCCACTGAGTTCAGGCCAAGCCTTACTCCAGCCCTGA
- the RHBDL1 gene encoding rhomboid-related protein 1 isoform X2 codes for MDRSSLLQLIQEQPYGLGVGPALRPWPAAPQPQQLDPENTGFIGADTFTGLVHSHELPLDPAKLDMLVALAQSNERGQVCYQELVDLISSKRSSSFKRAIANGQRALPRDGLLDEPGLGVYKRFVRYVAYEILPCEVDRRWYFYRHRSCPPPVFMASVTLAQIIVFLCYGARLNKWVLQTYHPEYMKSPLVYHPGHRARAWRFLTYMFMHVGLEQLGFNALLQLMIGVPLEMVHGVLRISLLYLAGVLAGSLTVSITDMRAPVVGGSGGVYALCSAHLANVVMNWAGMRCPYKLLRMVLALVCTMRSACGTSVAGGWCCWHTAPSCCSPSSGTSLPTTCWVPTSPHHPDCLLWATGVRASRPLGLHVCPPWRDVSGLLLPMGAGGPCGPLSSGQALLQP; via the exons ATGGACAGGAGCTCGCTGCTGCAGCTCATCCAGGAGCAG CCCTAtggtctgggggtggggcctgCCCTCAGGCCTTGGCCAGCGGCTCCCCAACCCCAGCAGCTGGACCCTGAGAACACAGGCTTCATCGGTGCAGACACCTTCACTGGCCTGGTGCACAGCCATGAGCTGCCCCTGGACCCAGCCAAGTTGGACATGTTGGTGGCCCTGGCCCAGAGCAACGAGCGGGGCCAGGTCTGCTACCAGGAGCTGGTGGACCTG ATCAGCAGCAAGCGCTCCAGCAGCTTCAAGCGGGCCATTGCTAATGGACAGCGGGCGCTGCCCCGGGACGGGCTGCTGGACGAGCCGGGCCTGGGTGTCTACAAGCGGTTCGTGCGCTATGTGGCCTACGAGATCTTGCCCTGTGAAGTGGACCGCCGCTGGTACTTCTACCGGCACCGCAGCTGCCCACCCCCTGTGTTCATGGCCTCGGTCACCCTCGCCCAG ATCATCGTGTTCCTGTGCTATGGGGCTCGCCTCAACAAGTGGGTGCTGCAGACCTACCACCCCGAGTACATGAAGAGCCCCCTCGTGTACCACCCTGGGCACCGTGCTCGGGCCTGGCGCTTCCTCACCTACATGTTCATGCATGTCGG gctggagcagctggggttCAATGCCCTCCTGCAGCTGATGATCGGGGTGCCCCTGGAGATGGTGCACGGCGTGCTTCGCATCAGCCTGCTCTACCTGGCAGGTGTGCTCGCAG GCTCCCTGACCGTCTCCATTACCGACATGAGGGCCCCTGTGGTAGGGGGCTCCGGTGGGGTCTATGCCCTGTGCTCTGCACACCTGGCCAACGTTGTCATG AACTGGGCTGGGATGAGATGCCCCTACAAGTTGCTGAGGATGGTGCTGGCCCTTGTGTGCA CTATGAGGAGCGCCTGCGGGACCAGTGTGGCTGGTGGGTGGTGTTGCTGGCATACGGCACCTTCCTGTTGTTCGCCATCTTCTGGAACATCTTTGCCTACGACCTGCTGGGTGCCCACatccccccaccaccctgactgcctcctctgggccactGGGGTCAGGGCCAGCCGCCCACTGGGCCTGCATGTCTGCCCTCCATGGAGAGACGTCTCAGGGCTGCTTCTCCCCATGGGGGCGGGTGGCCCCTGTGGTCCACTGAGTTCAGGCCAAGCCTTACTCCAGCCCTGA
- the RHBDL1 gene encoding rhomboid-related protein 1 isoform X5, giving the protein MDRSSLLQLIQEQQLDPENTGFIGADTFTGLVHSHELPLDPAKLDMLVALAQSNERGQVCYQELVDLVSAMISSKRSSSFKRAIANGQRALPRDGLLDEPGLGVYKRFVRYVAYEILPCEVDRRWYFYRHRSCPPPVFMASVTLAQIIVFLCYGARLNKWVLQTYHPEYMKSPLVYHPGHRARAWRFLTYMFMHVGLEQLGFNALLQLMIGVPLEMVHGVLRISLLYLAGVLAGSLTVSITDMRAPVVGGSGGVYALCSAHLANVVMNWAGMRCPYKLLRMVLALVCTMRSACGTSVAGGWCCWHTAPSCCSPSSGTSLPTTCWVPTSPHHPDCLLWATGVRASRPLGLHVCPPWRDVSGLLLPMGAGGPCGPLSSGQALLQP; this is encoded by the exons ATGGACAGGAGCTCGCTGCTGCAGCTCATCCAGGAGCAG CAGCTGGACCCTGAGAACACAGGCTTCATCGGTGCAGACACCTTCACTGGCCTGGTGCACAGCCATGAGCTGCCCCTGGACCCAGCCAAGTTGGACATGTTGGTGGCCCTGGCCCAGAGCAACGAGCGGGGCCAGGTCTGCTACCAGGAGCTGGTGGACCTGGTCAGTGCCATG ATCAGCAGCAAGCGCTCCAGCAGCTTCAAGCGGGCCATTGCTAATGGACAGCGGGCGCTGCCCCGGGACGGGCTGCTGGACGAGCCGGGCCTGGGTGTCTACAAGCGGTTCGTGCGCTATGTGGCCTACGAGATCTTGCCCTGTGAAGTGGACCGCCGCTGGTACTTCTACCGGCACCGCAGCTGCCCACCCCCTGTGTTCATGGCCTCGGTCACCCTCGCCCAG ATCATCGTGTTCCTGTGCTATGGGGCTCGCCTCAACAAGTGGGTGCTGCAGACCTACCACCCCGAGTACATGAAGAGCCCCCTCGTGTACCACCCTGGGCACCGTGCTCGGGCCTGGCGCTTCCTCACCTACATGTTCATGCATGTCGG gctggagcagctggggttCAATGCCCTCCTGCAGCTGATGATCGGGGTGCCCCTGGAGATGGTGCACGGCGTGCTTCGCATCAGCCTGCTCTACCTGGCAGGTGTGCTCGCAG GCTCCCTGACCGTCTCCATTACCGACATGAGGGCCCCTGTGGTAGGGGGCTCCGGTGGGGTCTATGCCCTGTGCTCTGCACACCTGGCCAACGTTGTCATG AACTGGGCTGGGATGAGATGCCCCTACAAGTTGCTGAGGATGGTGCTGGCCCTTGTGTGCA CTATGAGGAGCGCCTGCGGGACCAGTGTGGCTGGTGGGTGGTGTTGCTGGCATACGGCACCTTCCTGTTGTTCGCCATCTTCTGGAACATCTTTGCCTACGACCTGCTGGGTGCCCACatccccccaccaccctgactgcctcctctgggccactGGGGTCAGGGCCAGCCGCCCACTGGGCCTGCATGTCTGCCCTCCATGGAGAGACGTCTCAGGGCTGCTTCTCCCCATGGGGGCGGGTGGCCCCTGTGGTCCACTGAGTTCAGGCCAAGCCTTACTCCAGCCCTGA
- the RHBDL1 gene encoding rhomboid-related protein 1 isoform X8 has product MDRSSLLQLIQEQLDPENTGFIGADTFTGLVHSHELPLDPAKLDMLVALAQSNERGQVCYQELVDLISSKRSSSFKRAIANGQRALPRDGLLDEPGLGVYKRFVRYVAYEILPCEVDRRWYFYRHRSCPPPVFMASVTLAQIIVFLCYGARLNKWVLQTYHPEYMKSPLVYHPGHRARAWRFLTYMFMHVGLEQLGFNALLQLMIGVPLEMVHGVLRISLLYLAGVLAGSLTVSITDMRAPVVGGSGGVYALCSAHLANVVMNWAGMRCPYKLLRMVLALVCMSSEVGRAVWLRFSPPLPSSGPQPSFMAHLAGAVVGVSMGLTILRSYEERLRDQCGWWVVLLAYGTFLLFAIFWNIFAYDLLGAHIPPPP; this is encoded by the exons ATGGACAGGAGCTCGCTGCTGCAGCTCATCCAGGAGCAG CTGGACCCTGAGAACACAGGCTTCATCGGTGCAGACACCTTCACTGGCCTGGTGCACAGCCATGAGCTGCCCCTGGACCCAGCCAAGTTGGACATGTTGGTGGCCCTGGCCCAGAGCAACGAGCGGGGCCAGGTCTGCTACCAGGAGCTGGTGGACCTG ATCAGCAGCAAGCGCTCCAGCAGCTTCAAGCGGGCCATTGCTAATGGACAGCGGGCGCTGCCCCGGGACGGGCTGCTGGACGAGCCGGGCCTGGGTGTCTACAAGCGGTTCGTGCGCTATGTGGCCTACGAGATCTTGCCCTGTGAAGTGGACCGCCGCTGGTACTTCTACCGGCACCGCAGCTGCCCACCCCCTGTGTTCATGGCCTCGGTCACCCTCGCCCAG ATCATCGTGTTCCTGTGCTATGGGGCTCGCCTCAACAAGTGGGTGCTGCAGACCTACCACCCCGAGTACATGAAGAGCCCCCTCGTGTACCACCCTGGGCACCGTGCTCGGGCCTGGCGCTTCCTCACCTACATGTTCATGCATGTCGG gctggagcagctggggttCAATGCCCTCCTGCAGCTGATGATCGGGGTGCCCCTGGAGATGGTGCACGGCGTGCTTCGCATCAGCCTGCTCTACCTGGCAGGTGTGCTCGCAG GCTCCCTGACCGTCTCCATTACCGACATGAGGGCCCCTGTGGTAGGGGGCTCCGGTGGGGTCTATGCCCTGTGCTCTGCACACCTGGCCAACGTTGTCATG AACTGGGCTGGGATGAGATGCCCCTACAAGTTGCTGAGGATGGTGCTGGCCCTTGTGTGCA TGAGCTCCGAGGTGGGCCGGGCCGTGTGGCTTCGCTTTTCCCCGCCACTGCCCTCGTCAGGCCCGCAGCCCAGCTTCATGGCGCACCTGGCTGGCGCAGTGGTGGGAGTGAGCATGGGCCTGACTATCCTGCGCAGCTATGAGGAGCGCCTGCGGGACCAGTGTGGCTGGTGGGTGGTGTTGCTGGCATACGGCACCTTCCTGTTGTTCGCCATCTTCTGGAACATCTTTGCCTACGACCTGCTGGGTGCCCACatccccccaccaccctga
- the RHBDL1 gene encoding rhomboid-related protein 1 isoform X3, which yields MDRSSLLQLIQEQPYGLGVGPALRPWPAAPQPQQLDPENTGFIGADTFTGLVHSHELPLDPAKLDMLVALAQSNERGQVCYQELVDLVSAMISSKRSSSFKRAIANGQRALPRDGLLDEPGLGVYKRFVRYVAYEILPCEVDRRWYFYRHRSCPPPVFMASVTLAQIIVFLCYGARLNKWVLQTYHPEYMKSPLVYHPGHRARAWRFLTYMFMHVGLEQLGFNALLQLMIGVPLEMVHGVLRISLLYLAGVLAGSLTVSITDMRAPVVGGSGGVYALCSAHLANVVMNWAGMRCPYKLLRMVLALVCMSSEVGRAVWLRFSPPLPSSGPQPSFMAHLAGAVVGVSMGLTILRSYEERLRDQCGWWVVLLAYGTFLLFAIFWNIFAYDLLGAHIPPPP from the exons ATGGACAGGAGCTCGCTGCTGCAGCTCATCCAGGAGCAG CCCTAtggtctgggggtggggcctgCCCTCAGGCCTTGGCCAGCGGCTCCCCAACCCCAGCAGCTGGACCCTGAGAACACAGGCTTCATCGGTGCAGACACCTTCACTGGCCTGGTGCACAGCCATGAGCTGCCCCTGGACCCAGCCAAGTTGGACATGTTGGTGGCCCTGGCCCAGAGCAACGAGCGGGGCCAGGTCTGCTACCAGGAGCTGGTGGACCTGGTCAGTGCCATG ATCAGCAGCAAGCGCTCCAGCAGCTTCAAGCGGGCCATTGCTAATGGACAGCGGGCGCTGCCCCGGGACGGGCTGCTGGACGAGCCGGGCCTGGGTGTCTACAAGCGGTTCGTGCGCTATGTGGCCTACGAGATCTTGCCCTGTGAAGTGGACCGCCGCTGGTACTTCTACCGGCACCGCAGCTGCCCACCCCCTGTGTTCATGGCCTCGGTCACCCTCGCCCAG ATCATCGTGTTCCTGTGCTATGGGGCTCGCCTCAACAAGTGGGTGCTGCAGACCTACCACCCCGAGTACATGAAGAGCCCCCTCGTGTACCACCCTGGGCACCGTGCTCGGGCCTGGCGCTTCCTCACCTACATGTTCATGCATGTCGG gctggagcagctggggttCAATGCCCTCCTGCAGCTGATGATCGGGGTGCCCCTGGAGATGGTGCACGGCGTGCTTCGCATCAGCCTGCTCTACCTGGCAGGTGTGCTCGCAG GCTCCCTGACCGTCTCCATTACCGACATGAGGGCCCCTGTGGTAGGGGGCTCCGGTGGGGTCTATGCCCTGTGCTCTGCACACCTGGCCAACGTTGTCATG AACTGGGCTGGGATGAGATGCCCCTACAAGTTGCTGAGGATGGTGCTGGCCCTTGTGTGCA TGAGCTCCGAGGTGGGCCGGGCCGTGTGGCTTCGCTTTTCCCCGCCACTGCCCTCGTCAGGCCCGCAGCCCAGCTTCATGGCGCACCTGGCTGGCGCAGTGGTGGGAGTGAGCATGGGCCTGACTATCCTGCGCAGCTATGAGGAGCGCCTGCGGGACCAGTGTGGCTGGTGGGTGGTGTTGCTGGCATACGGCACCTTCCTGTTGTTCGCCATCTTCTGGAACATCTTTGCCTACGACCTGCTGGGTGCCCACatccccccaccaccctga
- the RHBDL1 gene encoding rhomboid-related protein 1 isoform X4: MDRSSLLQLIQEQPYGLGVGPALRPWPAAPQPQQLDPENTGFIGADTFTGLVHSHELPLDPAKLDMLVALAQSNERGQVCYQELVDLISSKRSSSFKRAIANGQRALPRDGLLDEPGLGVYKRFVRYVAYEILPCEVDRRWYFYRHRSCPPPVFMASVTLAQIIVFLCYGARLNKWVLQTYHPEYMKSPLVYHPGHRARAWRFLTYMFMHVGLEQLGFNALLQLMIGVPLEMVHGVLRISLLYLAGVLAGSLTVSITDMRAPVVGGSGGVYALCSAHLANVVMNWAGMRCPYKLLRMVLALVCMSSEVGRAVWLRFSPPLPSSGPQPSFMAHLAGAVVGVSMGLTILRSYEERLRDQCGWWVVLLAYGTFLLFAIFWNIFAYDLLGAHIPPPP, translated from the exons ATGGACAGGAGCTCGCTGCTGCAGCTCATCCAGGAGCAG CCCTAtggtctgggggtggggcctgCCCTCAGGCCTTGGCCAGCGGCTCCCCAACCCCAGCAGCTGGACCCTGAGAACACAGGCTTCATCGGTGCAGACACCTTCACTGGCCTGGTGCACAGCCATGAGCTGCCCCTGGACCCAGCCAAGTTGGACATGTTGGTGGCCCTGGCCCAGAGCAACGAGCGGGGCCAGGTCTGCTACCAGGAGCTGGTGGACCTG ATCAGCAGCAAGCGCTCCAGCAGCTTCAAGCGGGCCATTGCTAATGGACAGCGGGCGCTGCCCCGGGACGGGCTGCTGGACGAGCCGGGCCTGGGTGTCTACAAGCGGTTCGTGCGCTATGTGGCCTACGAGATCTTGCCCTGTGAAGTGGACCGCCGCTGGTACTTCTACCGGCACCGCAGCTGCCCACCCCCTGTGTTCATGGCCTCGGTCACCCTCGCCCAG ATCATCGTGTTCCTGTGCTATGGGGCTCGCCTCAACAAGTGGGTGCTGCAGACCTACCACCCCGAGTACATGAAGAGCCCCCTCGTGTACCACCCTGGGCACCGTGCTCGGGCCTGGCGCTTCCTCACCTACATGTTCATGCATGTCGG gctggagcagctggggttCAATGCCCTCCTGCAGCTGATGATCGGGGTGCCCCTGGAGATGGTGCACGGCGTGCTTCGCATCAGCCTGCTCTACCTGGCAGGTGTGCTCGCAG GCTCCCTGACCGTCTCCATTACCGACATGAGGGCCCCTGTGGTAGGGGGCTCCGGTGGGGTCTATGCCCTGTGCTCTGCACACCTGGCCAACGTTGTCATG AACTGGGCTGGGATGAGATGCCCCTACAAGTTGCTGAGGATGGTGCTGGCCCTTGTGTGCA TGAGCTCCGAGGTGGGCCGGGCCGTGTGGCTTCGCTTTTCCCCGCCACTGCCCTCGTCAGGCCCGCAGCCCAGCTTCATGGCGCACCTGGCTGGCGCAGTGGTGGGAGTGAGCATGGGCCTGACTATCCTGCGCAGCTATGAGGAGCGCCTGCGGGACCAGTGTGGCTGGTGGGTGGTGTTGCTGGCATACGGCACCTTCCTGTTGTTCGCCATCTTCTGGAACATCTTTGCCTACGACCTGCTGGGTGCCCACatccccccaccaccctga
- the RHBDL1 gene encoding rhomboid-related protein 1 isoform X7, with amino-acid sequence MDRSSLLQLIQEQQLDPENTGFIGADTFTGLVHSHELPLDPAKLDMLVALAQSNERGQVCYQELVDLISSKRSSSFKRAIANGQRALPRDGLLDEPGLGVYKRFVRYVAYEILPCEVDRRWYFYRHRSCPPPVFMASVTLAQIIVFLCYGARLNKWVLQTYHPEYMKSPLVYHPGHRARAWRFLTYMFMHVGLEQLGFNALLQLMIGVPLEMVHGVLRISLLYLAGVLAGSLTVSITDMRAPVVGGSGGVYALCSAHLANVVMNWAGMRCPYKLLRMVLALVCMSSEVGRAVWLRFSPPLPSSGPQPSFMAHLAGAVVGVSMGLTILRSYEERLRDQCGWWVVLLAYGTFLLFAIFWNIFAYDLLGAHIPPPP; translated from the exons ATGGACAGGAGCTCGCTGCTGCAGCTCATCCAGGAGCAG CAGCTGGACCCTGAGAACACAGGCTTCATCGGTGCAGACACCTTCACTGGCCTGGTGCACAGCCATGAGCTGCCCCTGGACCCAGCCAAGTTGGACATGTTGGTGGCCCTGGCCCAGAGCAACGAGCGGGGCCAGGTCTGCTACCAGGAGCTGGTGGACCTG ATCAGCAGCAAGCGCTCCAGCAGCTTCAAGCGGGCCATTGCTAATGGACAGCGGGCGCTGCCCCGGGACGGGCTGCTGGACGAGCCGGGCCTGGGTGTCTACAAGCGGTTCGTGCGCTATGTGGCCTACGAGATCTTGCCCTGTGAAGTGGACCGCCGCTGGTACTTCTACCGGCACCGCAGCTGCCCACCCCCTGTGTTCATGGCCTCGGTCACCCTCGCCCAG ATCATCGTGTTCCTGTGCTATGGGGCTCGCCTCAACAAGTGGGTGCTGCAGACCTACCACCCCGAGTACATGAAGAGCCCCCTCGTGTACCACCCTGGGCACCGTGCTCGGGCCTGGCGCTTCCTCACCTACATGTTCATGCATGTCGG gctggagcagctggggttCAATGCCCTCCTGCAGCTGATGATCGGGGTGCCCCTGGAGATGGTGCACGGCGTGCTTCGCATCAGCCTGCTCTACCTGGCAGGTGTGCTCGCAG GCTCCCTGACCGTCTCCATTACCGACATGAGGGCCCCTGTGGTAGGGGGCTCCGGTGGGGTCTATGCCCTGTGCTCTGCACACCTGGCCAACGTTGTCATG AACTGGGCTGGGATGAGATGCCCCTACAAGTTGCTGAGGATGGTGCTGGCCCTTGTGTGCA TGAGCTCCGAGGTGGGCCGGGCCGTGTGGCTTCGCTTTTCCCCGCCACTGCCCTCGTCAGGCCCGCAGCCCAGCTTCATGGCGCACCTGGCTGGCGCAGTGGTGGGAGTGAGCATGGGCCTGACTATCCTGCGCAGCTATGAGGAGCGCCTGCGGGACCAGTGTGGCTGGTGGGTGGTGTTGCTGGCATACGGCACCTTCCTGTTGTTCGCCATCTTCTGGAACATCTTTGCCTACGACCTGCTGGGTGCCCACatccccccaccaccctga